Within Candidatus Zixiibacteriota bacterium, the genomic segment TTCGGCCGATCACCGTCTACGCTCCGCCCGGCTCCGTTTTGAACGCACGCTACCCCGCAACGGTCGGTGCTTCCCCGGTGAGCATGGGCCACCAGATCATCGAAGCGGTGGCGAGCGCGATGTCGAAAGCCGTGCCGGAGCGGGCGATCGCCTGCTGGGGCAAGCGCTACGGCCATTACATCTTCGGCAACGATCCGCGCACGGGCGAAAAATACGTGGTGACGACCTTCGACACCGACGGAGGCGCGGGGGCCGTCCGGGGACACGACGGATACGAAGGCGCCACGTCGATCGGGGCTCTGGGAGAGGTCAACCGGGGAAACGTCGAGGAGATCGAGCTGCGATTTCCCTGGCGTGTCCGGCGCTGGGAGTTCGCCGAGGATACGGCCGGCGCAGGCGAATGGCGCGGCGCCTCGGGGATCCACTGGGAAGTGGAAAACGTCGGGGGCGAGGCGGGAATCGCCACCGGCAGCTCCGACGGCGAGATCGTCAGGGCTCCCGGTGCGCTCGGAGGCGAGCCGACGCCCAACTCCCGCTCCTGGCTGATCCGCGGCCAAGAGCGCCGGCCGATCCGGGGCCACCGCCTCTATCAGCTCGAGCCGGGAGACGTCATCGTCAAGATCAGCGGCGGCGGCGCCGGGGTGGGCGATCCGGCGCGGCGTGATGCGGAAAAGGTTCGCGCCGACGTGGTGAACGGATTCGTGTCGATCGAGAAGGCGCGGGAAGTCTACAGAGTGGCGATCGACCCCGAAACTCTGGAGATCGATCGGCGGTCGACGGCCGCGCTTCGCGCGACCGCGAAGCCCGTTTAATTCAGTGCGGTATGTGGACATCGTATCCCGGTCGCTCCTGGCGCAGACGCCGAATCCCGTTGCTTCGCGCCGTTCAAATGTTCAGGAAGTTCCAGGGTTCAGCGTGGAAAGCGGAAACCCGGAACCCGGGAACCGGCCGGAAACCGTTGTTCTCCGGTCCCGGCCCACGTTCGATCCGCGACTACCTGCGAATGAACTCCTCGGCAGTTTCTGGCGGCCTGTTTTCCGGTTCCTGGTGTTTTCGATCGAACTTTTGAACCGTTTGCACTTTTGAATTTCCGCAACCGCCGCCCCCGGGCGGCGACACGTTATGGCGACGGTCTTCGTTGCATTGTCGGGCGGAGTGGACTCGTCGGTTGCTGCGGCCGTTCTCAAGGACGACGGCTTCGACGTCGTCGGCGGCCATATCACGTGCTGGGACGGGTGCGAGCAGGGCGAGGAGCGGCGCGATGCCCGGCGCGTTGCGTTTCACCTCGGCATTCCTTTCTTGACGTTCGACCTCAGAAGGGAATACAGGGCGCGAGTCTTCGACTCCATGGTTCGAGAGTACGCCGCGGGCCGGACGCCCAACCCCGATGTGATGTGCAACCGCGAAATCAAGTTCGGAGCGTTTCTCGAGCGCGCGCTGAGGCTCGGCGCGGATTACATCGCGACCGGCCACTACGCGCGGCTGGAGCGCGGCGGCGGGATCGGCCTGTTCGAGGGAGCGGACAAGCAGAAGGACCAGTCCTATTTCCTCTGGTCGCTCGCCAAACCGCAGCTCGAGCGCTCGCTGTTTCCCCTGTCGCGCTGCACCAAGTCGGAGGTGCGGCGGATGGCGCGACAGTGGCGCCTTCCGACGGCGGAGAAGAAGGATTCGCAGGGACTCTGCTTCGTCGGCAAGGTGAGCTTCGGCGACTTTCTTCGCGAGCTCCTGCCCCGGAGGCCCGGACCGATCGTCACCGCCGACGGCACGCGGATCGGCGAGCACGATGGTCTGGCGTTTTATACCATCGGCCAGCGGCACGGCCTCGGGATCGGCGGCGGAGCGCCCTACTACGTGGCCGCCAAGCAGCCGGAAACCGATACTCTGGTGGTTGGCGTCGGCCCCGGAGATCCCGTCCTCTACAGGAAGGAGATCGTGGTGAGCCAGCTCAACTGGATCTCGGGATCCAGGGAAGGGAGGTACGAGGTGCGAATTCGCTACCGTCAACCGAAAGTGGCCGCGGTCGTCGAGGCGGGTCCGTGGGGAGTGCGCGTCGTTTTCGACGAGCCCCAACGGGGAGTGGCCCCGGGGCAGTCCGCCGTCTTTTACGATGGCGAGCAGGTGTTGGGCGGCGGAATCATCGAGTATTGACCGTGGATTCGTACCTGTGTCGGCGCCGCATCATGGTGGCTCGGGCCGAGCTTTTTTTGGCCGGCGGCCAGGTGAGATTGCCAACCGCCAGCCGCTGCGCTCCGTTCAGGCCGCGCCGCCAGGAGGGCGCGGTTCGGTAACCGGGAGAGAAGGCGTCTAACCTCTTTCGACCAGCAAAGCCAGCGCTTCTCCGCCGCCGATGCAAAGCGCGGCGATTCCGCGGCGCTTCTTGTACTGCACGAGCGAATGGACAAGGGTGGTGAGGATCCTCGCCCCGCTCGCGCCGATGGGATGCCCCAGCGCCACCGCCCCTCCTTTGACGTTGACCTTTGCCGGATCGAGACCGAGCTTGCGGTTGACCGCGATCGAGGCGGCCGAGAACGCTTCGTTGATCTCGAAGAGATCGATGTCGTCCGCGGTCAACCCGCATCGCTCGAGAAGCTTCATGATCGCGTCCGCGGGCGCGATCGTGAACCACTCGGGCTGCCGGGAAAAACCGCTCCACGCCACGATCCGGGCGAGCGGATCCAGCCCCAGTCCCGCTGCCTTGTGCTCCGCCATGACGATCAGCGCCGCCGCTCCGTCGCTTACCGACGAGGCGTTTCCCGCCGTCACGGTCCCGTTCTCCCGGAACGCGGGCTTCAGCGCGATCAGCTTTTTCGGATCGAATTTCTGAAGCTCCTCGTCGAGGCCGACAACCCGCTCGTTCCCGCCCTTCTCGGCCACCCGGACCGGGACGATCTCCCGCGCAAAGCCGCCTTGTTCCTGAGCCGATTGCGCGCGCGTGTAGCTCGCGATCGCGAACTCGTCTTGCTCCGCTCGCGAAATGTTGAACTCCTCAGCGCAGCGCTCGGCGGCCTCGCCCATGTGGAAGTCGTTGTAAACGTCCCACAGCCCGTCCTTGATCATGCTGTCGATCAGGGCACCGTGGCCCATGCGGTAGCCGCTGCGGGCCTTTTCCAGGAGATAGGGGGCATTGCTCATGCTTTCCATGCCACCCGCCGCCACCGTCTCGGCGTCACCGCACTGGATCGCCTGCGCCGCAAAAATCACGGCCTGCAGCCCCGAGCCGCAAACCTTGTTCACGGTGACGCAGCCCACCGATGGAGGAAGCCCCGCGCCGAGGCCCGCCTGACGGGCGGGGGCCTGCCCCTGACCGGCGGCGAGCACGGTGCCCATGATCACCTGATCGACCTCGCGCGCCGTCAGGCCGGCGCTCTTCACCGCCCCCGCGATGGCGACGCTCCCCAGACGCGGCGCCGAGAGCGGGGCGAGCGATCCGTTGAAGCTCCCGATCGGCGTTCGCACCGCGCTGACGATTACGGCCCGGCTCATGATTTCCGGTTTCCGGTCTCCGATTGATCTCCTACCAGCGAACGTCTCGGCAAGTCAACGAGGTTTCGAGACGAACGCCTTTCGGAGTCTGGCGTGCAGGAAGCGCAGAATCTCGACGTGTTTGCGCGAGTCGCGGATCATCGCGTTGCACAGCATGCTGAACAGCCCATGATGGTAGCGCCGGCTCGTGCTCAGCAGGTGCTGGCATTGCCGGATTGCTTCCTGCTCGAGCCGGATGAAGTCCTCCGTGGTTTTCAGGAGCTTTTCGCCTTCGCCGCCCAGCTCGTAGAAGCCCTCCGCGACTTCGGGCGGTTGGGCCGCCAGACGGTTTCTCAGCGCCGAGTCGCTTTTCAGCATGGATATGATCATGCGGTTGACCGCCTGATGCCGCTCCTCGTCTGCGAGAATGAGGCGCAGCAGGAATTTGATCAGCGGGTTGGCGGAGCTCCTCGCCGCTTCGCGGTATATCTGAATGAACTTTTCTTCGTGCAGCTCGTGCGCCTGAAACTCCGTCATGAG encodes:
- a CDS encoding acetyl-CoA C-acetyltransferase produces the protein MSRAVIVSAVRTPIGSFNGSLAPLSAPRLGSVAIAGAVKSAGLTAREVDQVIMGTVLAAGQGQAPARQAGLGAGLPPSVGCVTVNKVCGSGLQAVIFAAQAIQCGDAETVAAGGMESMSNAPYLLEKARSGYRMGHGALIDSMIKDGLWDVYNDFHMGEAAERCAEEFNISRAEQDEFAIASYTRAQSAQEQGGFAREIVPVRVAEKGGNERVVGLDEELQKFDPKKLIALKPAFRENGTVTAGNASSVSDGAAALIVMAEHKAAGLGLDPLARIVAWSGFSRQPEWFTIAPADAIMKLLERCGLTADDIDLFEINEAFSAASIAVNRKLGLDPAKVNVKGGAVALGHPIGASGARILTTLVHSLVQYKKRRGIAALCIGGGEALALLVERG
- the mnmA gene encoding tRNA 2-thiouridine(34) synthase MnmA, with translation MATVFVALSGGVDSSVAAAVLKDDGFDVVGGHITCWDGCEQGEERRDARRVAFHLGIPFLTFDLRREYRARVFDSMVREYAAGRTPNPDVMCNREIKFGAFLERALRLGADYIATGHYARLERGGGIGLFEGADKQKDQSYFLWSLAKPQLERSLFPLSRCTKSEVRRMARQWRLPTAEKKDSQGLCFVGKVSFGDFLRELLPRRPGPIVTADGTRIGEHDGLAFYTIGQRHGLGIGGGAPYYVAAKQPETDTLVVGVGPGDPVLYRKEIVVSQLNWISGSREGRYEVRIRYRQPKVAAVVEAGPWGVRVVFDEPQRGVAPGQSAVFYDGEQVLGGGIIEY